Proteins found in one Zea mays cultivar B73 chromosome 1, Zm-B73-REFERENCE-NAM-5.0, whole genome shotgun sequence genomic segment:
- the LOC100282433 gene encoding MTD1 produces the protein MPVDVEAAMAPPQAASACSSSSIGRDSDECSPPGKEEEGEGEVQSAYEGGGGGSLAGLEALEEALPIRRSISKFYNGKSKSFVCLKEAITFSGSAKDITKSENAYSRKRKNLFAYIIMYGNSHEPRAAQVYETAAPKRHASLSRNSLVTLASSSSRSSSSISIEEHELPEHLDSPRSPDGFISAPRSGSCVPDASVPRSLSMMDLHRLNRSSSSVRLKDGK, from the exons ATGCCGGTCGACGTCGAGGCGGCGATGGCCCCGCCCCAGGCGGCATCGGCCTGCAGCTCGTCGTCGATAGGCAGGGACAGCGACGAGTGCTCGCCGCCGGGGAAGgaggaggaaggggagggggaggtgcAGAGCGCGTACGAGGGAGGAGGAGGGGGCAGCCTCGCTGGGTTGGAGGCATTGGAGGAGGCGCTGCCTATTCG GCGCAGCATATCCAAATTCTACAATGGTAAATCCAAATCATTTGTGTGCCTGAAAGAAGCTATAACATTTTCAGGCTCTGCAAAAGACATTACTAAGTCAGAGAATGCATACTCCAGAAAACGGAAGAATCTCTTTGCCTACATCATCATGTATGGAAATTCACATGAACCACGGGCAGCTCAAGTTTATGAAACTGCCGCCCCTAAGAGGCATGCTAGTTTGAGTAGAAACTCTTTGGTGACTTTGGCTAGCAGCAGTTCCAGGAGCAGCAGCAGTATCAGCATTGAAGAGCATGAACTGCCCGAGCATCTTGATTCTCCGCGTTCACCTGATGGTTTTATATCCGCACCACGATCTGGCTCTTGCGTGCCTGATGCATCTGTGCCTAGGTCATTGTCAATGATGGACTTGCATCGTCTGAATAGGTCAAGTTCCTCAGTTCGTCTCAAAGATGGGAAATAG
- the LOC100282433 gene encoding MTD1 isoform X1 → MPVDVEAAMAPPQAASACSSSSIGRDSDECSPPGKEEEGEGEVQSAYEGGGGGSLAGLEALEEALPIRDYSVGVILPLLSTNGAAYPNSTMVNPNHLCA, encoded by the exons ATGCCGGTCGACGTCGAGGCGGCGATGGCCCCGCCCCAGGCGGCATCGGCCTGCAGCTCGTCGTCGATAGGCAGGGACAGCGACGAGTGCTCGCCGCCGGGGAAGgaggaggaaggggagggggaggtgcAGAGCGCGTACGAGGGAGGAGGAGGGGGCAGCCTCGCTGGGTTGGAGGCATTGGAGGAGGCGCTGCCTATTCG AGATTACTCTGTGGGTGTGATTCTGCCGCTTCTTTCTACAAATG GCGCAGCATATCCAAATTCTACAATGGTAAATCCAAATCATTTGTGTGCCTGA